One Burkholderia sp. WP9 genomic window, TCCGGATGCGTTCGGACGGCGTGATGATGTCGGTCAGACGGATACCGAACTTGTCGTTCACCACCACCACTTCACCCTGTGCGATCAGACAGCCGTTGACCAGCACGTCCATCGGCTCGCCCGCCATGCCGTCCAGTTCCACCACCGACCCCTGTGCGAGTTGCAGTAGGTTGCGGATCGCGATCTTGGTGCGGCCGAGTTCGACGGTCATCTGAACAGGAATGTCCAGGATCATGTCGATGTCGTTGCGCGTCGAGGTCGGCTCGACTTTCGACAACGGCTGGAACACGCCGGCCGTCGTCGCACTGACTTCCGAATTGTCGTTCTGCTCGGCCAGCGCGCTGGCCCAGTCCGCCATGGCCGCTTCGTCTTCGGCCGCGGCTGCGTCGGCGGCCAGTTGCGGCTCGCCAGCGGCCAGCTCGGCCTCGGTTTTTGCGTTCAGGTCACTCATATCCACCTTCCTTCATCGTGTCGGCTGCGCTGATCATTTTCTGGACCCGCAACGCGTACTGACCATTGAAAATTCCGTAGCCGCATTCCATCACCGGCACGCCATCGACTTTCGCCGTGATGTGTTCGGGGATGTTGATCGGCAGAACATCGCCTTTGCGCATGTTCAGGATCTGTTCGAACGTGACCGGCACCTGCGCGAGGTCGGCGGTCAGTTCCACTTCCGCGGCCTGCACCTGCTGCGACAGCACGCGGACCCAGCGGCGGTCGACTTCGAGCGCCTCGCCCTGAATCGGCGACGAAAGAATGTCGCGGATCGGTTCGATCATCGAGTACGGCATGCAGATGTGCAGCGTGCCGCCCGTCGTGCCGAACTCAATCGAGAACTGCGTGACGATGACGATTTCGTTCGGCGTCGCCACGTTGGCGAACTGCGTGTGCATTTCCGAGCGCACGTATTCGAATTGCAGCGGGCGCACGCTTTTCCACGACGCCGTGTAGTGCTCGAACGTGAGGTTGAGCAGCTTCATGATGATGCGCTGCTCGGTCTGCGTGAAATCGCGGCCTTCTACGCGGGTATGGAAACGCCCGTCGCCGCCGAACAGGTTGTCGACCACGAAGAACACCAGGTTCGGGTCGAACACGAATAGCGACGTGCCGCGCAACGGCTTCACGTGGACCAGATTCAGGTTGGTCGGGATCGGCAGATTGCGGGTGAACTCGCTGTACTTCTGCACCTTCACCGGACCGACGGAGATTTCCGCCGAGCGCCGCATGAAGTTGAAGATACCGACGCGCAACAGACGCGCAAACCGGTCGTTGATGATTTCGAGGCCAGGCATCCGGCCGCGGACGATGCGTTCCTGCGTCGCGATGTTGTAGGGCCGTACGCCCACACGCTCGCTTTGCTCGGCTTCCGAATCGGACTCGCCGGTTACGCCCTTGAGGAGAGCATCGACCTCCTCCTGGGACATGAACTCTTCGTGGCCCATTCCTTATTCCTCGTGCGTCCCGTGGCGGTTGATGATGGCAGCGCTGATTAACGTCACGACCGACGTCACTGCACGACGAATTCGGTGAACAGCACGTCCTGGACATGGATCGGCACGGCGCCCTTGTCGGTCGGCTGTTCGATCAGTGTCCGGAGTTCCGTGGCGAGCGCGCGCTTGCCTTCGAGCGGCGCCAGTTCGTCAGGGTGTTTGTTCGACAGCGCGAGCAGGATACGGCTGCGCACTTCGGGCATGTGCTCGGTCAGTTCCTGCTGGGTCTTCGCGTCGGTGAGTTTCAGCGTCAGGCCGATGCGCAGGAAGTGCTGCTGGCCGTCGTCCGATTGCAGATTGACGGTCATCGATTCGAGCGGGAAAAACAGCGGCGCGGGTGCCGGGGCCGGCGCGGCTTCCGCCGAGGCTGTGGCGGGTGCGCGCTTGGACATGAAGAACCATACGCCCGCGCCGGCTGCGCCCGCGGCGATGATCGCGATGAGCACGATCAGGATGATGCGCTTCAAGGGGCCCGGGGAGGCGGGCGCGGCTTGCTGGGGTGCGGTCGTGGTTGCCATGAGGTTTGCTTTGCTTGCCTTTAGTGCTGGTGATGGTGATTGTTGTTTATTTGCCTGCGGCGCGATGGGTCGAAAAGAAGGGTTATTGCGGGCTATCTCTGGTTTTTGGGGTTTTTGCTGTCGCGGCCGGTGGGGTTGGCCTTTCCTTGAATTCGCTTTGGTCTATTGGCGTTGCCCCTGTGCGGGGCGGCACTTACTTTCTTTGCCGCCGCAAAGAAAGTAAGCAAAGAAAGCGGCTTCACACCGCTAATCCCTAAGCGGGGCCCTCACGCAGTCGCGGTAGTGGTGCATCTGGAATCAGTCTCCTCGCACATTCAACGTTCGTGACAAGGCAGTCATTCTTCCGGCGGCGCTGCGCGCGCCGTGGCGGTTTTTCATCCAGTGCCTGACGCGAATCGGCGCCCTTTGAAGGGCGCCGATAACCCGTTGCCTTGAGACTCCCATGCCTTCGGCCCACAGCGGCGCCGGGGCTCAAGGCGTCAGCATCACGCGAATGTGTCCACCAAGCCCACTGTGCGTCGCGCCGGTACGTTGACCGCCATGTCGACCGTGTCTGAGCCGCTGCCGCCGCCATATGATCCGCTCGCACTGCCCGAGCGGCCGCCAGAGCGGCCAGAGTCGGCGCTCTGTTGTTGGCCGCCCTGGCGCGCAAAGCCGTCGCTGACGCTCGCGCTGCCCAAGCCGATCCCGTTTGATTCCATCGCCTCGCGTAGTTTCGGCAACGCCGCTTCGACCGCTTCGCGCACGGATTGATGCTGCGAAACAAACAATGCATGGGCGTGGTTGTCGGCAACTTGCAAGACAACCTGCAAGGGACCAAGGTCCTTCGGGTTCAGCGTCAGTTCGGCGCTCTGTGAATGCGCGTTCGACAGGAACACCACCTTCTGACTCAATGCGTCCTCCCAGTCGGTCGTGCCGACCTGAGGTGATAGTGCGTTTGCCGCTTGCGCCGCGCCGGCATTGCCGGTGGTCTGGACGGCAGCGGTCGCGCTCGCCGCGCTGGCCGCCGCCTGCGTGGCGGCCAGCGCCGCTGTCGCTGCGTCCGCCGCGCTCTTGAAGGATGCGAGATCGTCACCCTGCGTGCCGCCGGCCGTTGCCGTCAATGCGTCGTTCGCCGCCTTTGCCGCTGCGGACGGGTCCGCCACGGTCGTCGCCGCCGTCGTCAAAGCGGCCTTCGACGCGCTCGATCCCTTGCCGTCGCCGAACAGGCCACTGGCCAAGGTCTTGCCGTCCGAGGTTCCGTTCGAGGTTCCGTTAAGTCCCGCGTTCGTGCCAGCCGCGAGGCCGTTCGCCGACGTCGCGGCATTGGCGGCGGCGCCGCTCGCCATTGCTTGGGGGGGGACGCCCTGGCCATTCGCCAAAGCCGCCAGCGCCGCTTGCAATGCGTCTTGCAACGACTTTGGATCCGTAGCGGTAGTTTTCTTGCCTGAGGTGCCGCCCGTCGTGGCGTCCGTGGTCGTGCCGGGCAACGCGGTCGCGGCGTCGGCCAAGGCCGTGGCGGGGTCGGCGGTGGCCGGCGTAGCCGCGTTGTCCGCGTTAGCTTGCGCTTGTGCTTGCGCCTGGGCCTGTGCTGCGGCGGCTGCCGCGGCGGTGCCCGCGTCGGTCTGGGTCGCCGTGTTGCCGGCCTTCGGCGGCGTGGCGGCGGGCTTGTCGGTCGAAGCCTGTTGCGTGTTGCCCGCCGATGCCGACGACGACGCGGAGTTCACCGGCTTGCCGGCGTCCTTGCTGCTGCTCGTGTCGTCCGTGCTCTGCGCGCTTGAATCAGCCGGCGGCGGAGCATCGTGCACGCTCGACGAAGACGACGATCCAGAAGACGCCGCAGCCGCAGCCTGCTGCTGTTGCTGCTGGCTCGCGCTCTGCGCGGCAGCACTGTTTTGCTGGTCGATGCTCTGCTGCAGGGTTTGCGAGAACGGTTTGGCGTTTGCCGCAGCGGCAATGGCCGCGCTGGTGGACGTGCTGCTGGCGGAGCCGAGCAGCGAGCCGATCTGTGAAAGAAGCGACATAGGGAATCCTGTCAATCCGTCAAACGGGGTGTTCGGTCAGTCAAGGCGGCGCTCATGCACCTTCGGCGCGCATCCGCAGAATCCGGGCGGCGTGTTCGTCGGCGTCGCGCTGGTCGCGCCGCGCCGTGGTCCTGGCTTCGGCTGCTTCGCCGCGCGCCTGCAGCACTTCATATGAGCCGAGCTTCTGCTTCTGGCGCTGCCAGTCGGGCTTCGCGGCCTCGACGCGCGCGGTGGCCGTCGCCAGCAGATTGCGCTGCTGTTCGATGGCGGCGTCGAGCGTGTCGATGAACGCCTGGAAGTTGCGCATGTTGCCCGCGGGCATGCCTGTCTGGGCGGTCGCCGTGAAGCGTGCGTGATATTCGTCGCGATACTGCACGAGGGCGTCGAGTTGCGCCTGCACATCGTTGCGCTCGCGCTGCGCGCGGCCCAGACGTTGCGCGGCGGCGTCGACATCGTCCTGGGCCAGGCCGATGAGGGTCTTGATCGGAAAGTGTTTCGCCATCGTCAGCCTCCTTGGGCAAACAGCGCGTCCAGCATCTCGAGACTCGGTTCAAAGTTCGCGCACTCGCGAAAACCTTGCTGCAAAAATGCTTCCATCCGCGGATACAGCGCGATGGCGCGGTCGAGCAGCGCGTCGCGCCCGCTCGAATACGCGCCGACGTTGATCAGATCGCGGTTGCGCTGATAGCGCGACAGCATCTGCTTGAACATACGCGTCTTGTCCAGATGGTTATCGTCGATCAGCGCGGTCATTGCCCGGCTAATCGACGCTTCGATGTCGATGGCCGGATAGTGGCCGGCTTCAGCCAGCGAGCGCGACAGCACGATGTGGCCGTCCAGAATCGCTCGCGCGGAGTCGGCGATCGGGTCCTGCTGGTCGTCGCCCTCGGTCAGCACGGTGTAGAACGCGGTGATCGAACCGCCGCCCGCCGGGCCGTTGCCAGTGCGTTCGACGAGCGCCGGCAGCTTGGCGAACACCGAAGGCGGATAGCCCTTGGTGGCGGGCGGCTCGCCCACGGCCAGCGCGATCTCGCGCTGCGCCATTGCGTAGCGGGTCAGCGAATCCATCAGCAGCAGCACATGCTTGCCCTGGTCACGGAAATATTCGGCGAGCGAGGTCGAATACGACGCGGCCTGCATCCGCAGAAGCGGCGAGACGTCGGCGGGCGCAGCGATCACCACGGAGCGCGCCAAACCTTCCTCGCCGAGAATCTGCTCGATGAATTCCTTCACTTCGCGGCCGCGTTCGCCGATCAGGCCGATCACGATCACCTCGGCGCTGGTGTAGCGCGCCATCGTGCCGAGCAGCACCGATTTACCGACGCCCGAACCGGCGAACAGGCCCATGCGCTGACCACGTCCGACCGTCAGCAGCGCGTTGATCGCGCGCACGCCGACGTCGAGCACCTTGTGGATCGGTTCGCGATTGAGCGGATTGATGACCGGTGCGGACAACGGCGCGTCGGCATGCGCGCCAAGCGGGCCGAGTCCGTCGAGCGGACGGCCGGACGCATCCAGCACGCGGCCGAGCAATTCCCAGCCGACCGGCAGACGTTTCGCGCCGGCCATCGGATCGGCGATCGGCGCGCTTTCGAGCGGATAGACGCGCGCGCCGGGCAGCAGGCCGATCACTTCGGTGGTCGGCATCAGAAACAGTTTGTCGCCGGAGAAGCCGACCACTTCGGCTTCGGCCATCGGCAGTGAACTGCCTTGCGGCAGTTCGATCATCACTTCCGCGCCCACCGAGAGGCGCAGGCCGACGGCTTCCAGCACGAGGCCGGCGGCGCGCGTGAGACGACCGCAGGCGCGCATCGGCTTGGCGATCGCATTGCGTGCGCGCAGCGCGTCGAGGCGGCCGCGCCAGGCCTGCATGTGCGGATTGCTGTCGAGCGCGGGGTCGTACGGGGGGAAGGGAACAGCGGCGGGAGCGGGGCTCGATGGGGCGGCGTCGTGGCTCGC contains:
- the fliN gene encoding flagellar motor switch protein FliN, encoding MSDLNAKTEAELAAGEPQLAADAAAAEDEAAMADWASALAEQNDNSEVSATTAGVFQPLSKVEPTSTRNDIDMILDIPVQMTVELGRTKIAIRNLLQLAQGSVVELDGMAGEPMDVLVNGCLIAQGEVVVVNDKFGIRLTDIITPSERIRKLNR
- the fliM gene encoding flagellar motor switch protein FliM, giving the protein MGHEEFMSQEEVDALLKGVTGESDSEAEQSERVGVRPYNIATQERIVRGRMPGLEIINDRFARLLRVGIFNFMRRSAEISVGPVKVQKYSEFTRNLPIPTNLNLVHVKPLRGTSLFVFDPNLVFFVVDNLFGGDGRFHTRVEGRDFTQTEQRIIMKLLNLTFEHYTASWKSVRPLQFEYVRSEMHTQFANVATPNEIVIVTQFSIEFGTTGGTLHICMPYSMIEPIRDILSSPIQGEALEVDRRWVRVLSQQVQAAEVELTADLAQVPVTFEQILNMRKGDVLPINIPEHITAKVDGVPVMECGYGIFNGQYALRVQKMISAADTMKEGGYE
- the fliL gene encoding flagellar basal body-associated protein FliL, yielding MATTTAPQQAAPASPGPLKRIILIVLIAIIAAGAAGAGVWFFMSKRAPATASAEAAPAPAPAPLFFPLESMTVNLQSDDGQQHFLRIGLTLKLTDAKTQQELTEHMPEVRSRILLALSNKHPDELAPLEGKRALATELRTLIEQPTDKGAVPIHVQDVLFTEFVVQ
- a CDS encoding flagellar hook-length control protein FliK; the encoded protein is MSLLSQIGSLLGSASSTSTSAAIAAAANAKPFSQTLQQSIDQQNSAAAQSASQQQQQQAAAAASSGSSSSSSVHDAPPPADSSAQSTDDTSSSKDAGKPVNSASSSASAGNTQQASTDKPAATPPKAGNTATQTDAGTAAAAAAAQAQAQAQAQANADNAATPATADPATALADAATALPGTTTDATTGGTSGKKTTATDPKSLQDALQAALAALANGQGVPPQAMASGAAANAATSANGLAAGTNAGLNGTSNGTSDGKTLASGLFGDGKGSSASKAALTTAATTVADPSAAAKAANDALTATAGGTQGDDLASFKSAADAATAALAATQAAASAASATAAVQTTGNAGAAQAANALSPQVGTTDWEDALSQKVVFLSNAHSQSAELTLNPKDLGPLQVVLQVADNHAHALFVSQHQSVREAVEAALPKLREAMESNGIGLGSASVSDGFARQGGQQQSADSGRSGGRSGSASGSYGGGSGSDTVDMAVNVPARRTVGLVDTFA
- the fliJ gene encoding flagellar export protein FliJ, whose translation is MAKHFPIKTLIGLAQDDVDAAAQRLGRAQRERNDVQAQLDALVQYRDEYHARFTATAQTGMPAGNMRNFQAFIDTLDAAIEQQRNLLATATARVEAAKPDWQRQKQKLGSYEVLQARGEAAEARTTARRDQRDADEHAARILRMRAEGA
- the fliI gene encoding flagellar protein export ATPase FliI translates to MVKPTLEEIRASDLTPLERELALASFGAEALADVPAAVTPAAAAVAAIEAALRDPAHAHPAAGAAASHDAAPSSPAPAAVPFPPYDPALDSNPHMQAWRGRLDALRARNAIAKPMRACGRLTRAAGLVLEAVGLRLSVGAEVMIELPQGSSLPMAEAEVVGFSGDKLFLMPTTEVIGLLPGARVYPLESAPIADPMAGAKRLPVGWELLGRVLDASGRPLDGLGPLGAHADAPLSAPVINPLNREPIHKVLDVGVRAINALLTVGRGQRMGLFAGSGVGKSVLLGTMARYTSAEVIVIGLIGERGREVKEFIEQILGEEGLARSVVIAAPADVSPLLRMQAASYSTSLAEYFRDQGKHVLLLMDSLTRYAMAQREIALAVGEPPATKGYPPSVFAKLPALVERTGNGPAGGGSITAFYTVLTEGDDQQDPIADSARAILDGHIVLSRSLAEAGHYPAIDIEASISRAMTALIDDNHLDKTRMFKQMLSRYQRNRDLINVGAYSSGRDALLDRAIALYPRMEAFLQQGFRECANFEPSLEMLDALFAQGG